A portion of the Paenibacillus sp. PvR098 genome contains these proteins:
- a CDS encoding TRAP transporter large permease, producing the protein MDVILMGLLMIVLLMVFVLLGVHVAVALSISSVIGIWLTIGDFVASVHILSSTAFHGIRSDVYAVIPLFVLMGLLANMSGVSSEIFNSFHVLLRRVRGGLGMATVGSNAVFSTVTGVSVASAAVFSKLAYDPMLKLKYDKKLALGAIAGSSVLGMLIPPSLLFIVYGMLSKVSVGKLFIAGIIPGLLLALLYCAGIYLMAKLKPQLVGGGEIEKKKLDKEDIKTIVKPWSVIVLVVVALGGIYTGFFTPTEAGGVGAFGALLLVIVRRKMNLRVFWNTLIETGYTSASVLLLLIAAQMYSRMLSMTGIINTIDNFVNELSVAPTLLLVIFMLIILILGMFIDSTSILLITMPLMLPFVESIGYDLIAFGVIAIVVVEMGLLTPPFGLVVYSMSSALSNRVSIWDIFRGAFPFVLMMGLLVVILFMFPSLSTWLPSIMG; encoded by the coding sequence ATGGATGTCATCTTAATGGGTCTACTTATGATCGTTTTATTAATGGTATTCGTTCTATTAGGTGTTCATGTAGCGGTGGCCCTTTCGATTTCGAGTGTGATTGGGATATGGTTAACCATAGGTGATTTTGTTGCCAGTGTCCATATTCTTAGCTCGACAGCGTTCCATGGAATCCGTTCCGATGTCTACGCCGTTATCCCTCTGTTTGTTCTCATGGGTCTTCTGGCTAATATGTCCGGAGTAAGCTCGGAAATTTTTAATAGCTTTCACGTTCTTTTAAGAAGGGTGCGCGGAGGATTGGGTATGGCGACGGTAGGCTCCAATGCTGTGTTTTCTACGGTTACCGGCGTGAGTGTTGCTTCTGCGGCCGTATTTAGCAAACTGGCTTACGATCCCATGTTGAAATTGAAATATGATAAAAAGCTGGCTCTTGGAGCGATTGCGGGAAGCTCCGTGCTTGGCATGCTCATTCCCCCAAGTTTGTTGTTTATCGTATATGGCATGTTGTCTAAAGTGTCTGTAGGGAAGCTGTTTATCGCGGGAATCATTCCCGGTCTCCTTCTGGCTTTGCTCTATTGCGCGGGCATTTACTTAATGGCTAAATTAAAGCCGCAGCTCGTTGGCGGAGGGGAAATTGAAAAGAAGAAGCTGGATAAAGAAGATATCAAAACCATTGTTAAACCGTGGAGTGTTATTGTATTAGTTGTAGTAGCTCTCGGAGGAATTTATACCGGCTTTTTTACACCGACGGAAGCCGGCGGCGTAGGTGCTTTTGGTGCCTTGCTGCTCGTGATTGTCAGAAGAAAGATGAACCTGCGTGTATTTTGGAATACGCTCATCGAAACCGGGTATACCTCCGCGAGTGTACTATTGCTGCTGATTGCGGCACAGATGTACTCACGTATGCTGTCTATGACCGGTATTATTAACACGATTGATAACTTTGTCAATGAACTCTCTGTAGCACCGACCTTGCTGTTAGTTATTTTCATGCTCATCATCCTGATTTTAGGGATGTTTATTGACTCTACTTCTATCTTATTGATTACGATGCCTTTAATGCTGCCTTTTGTTGAGTCGATCGGATATGACTTAATCGCTTTTGGTGTTATCGCTATTGTTGTGGTGGAGATGGGACTGTTAACACCCCCATTTGGTTTGGTCGTCTACTCCATGAGCTCGGCCCTCTCTAATCGGGTGAGTATATGGGACATTTTTAGAGGGGCTTTTCCATTTGTGCTTATGATGGGCTTGCTCGTAGTGATCCTCTTTATGTTTCCGTCCTTATCGACTTGGCTTCCAAGTATTATGGGGTAG
- a CDS encoding TRAP transporter small permease, whose protein sequence is MERRSKIRKIYDGTVSTMSFIGAAGIVFLMVIIMIDVLGRNLFNQPFTGTPELLRNMIVGITFLQLAHVLKNGRHIQTNVLVDILPPKGQLILKIFSNLIGFVLFCLLIYSTWSPAWEALASGAYEGEGSLRIPTFPAYLLILLGSLFMVLQFAVSIYDDITKRNETMTERISDSTAVEAG, encoded by the coding sequence ATGGAAAGACGATCAAAAATCCGAAAAATATATGATGGTACGGTGTCTACCATGAGTTTTATCGGCGCAGCGGGAATTGTTTTCTTAATGGTAATTATCATGATCGATGTTCTGGGACGTAATTTATTCAATCAACCCTTTACGGGGACACCTGAATTATTGAGAAATATGATCGTTGGGATTACCTTCTTGCAATTGGCCCATGTTCTTAAGAACGGACGGCATATTCAGACGAATGTGTTAGTTGATATTCTCCCGCCAAAAGGGCAGTTAATTCTTAAAATATTCTCCAATCTCATTGGTTTCGTACTGTTCTGCCTGCTTATTTATTCCACATGGTCGCCTGCATGGGAAGCATTAGCCAGTGGTGCTTATGAAGGTGAGGGTTCTTTGCGAATCCCTACGTTTCCCGCGTACTTGCTTATTTTACTAGGCAGTCTGTTTATGGTCCTGCAATTCGCAGTTTCTATTTATGATGATATTACTAAACGCAATGAAACAATGACTGAACGCATATCGGACAGTACAGCAGTGGAGGCGGGGTAA
- a CDS encoding C4-dicarboxylate TRAP transporter substrate-binding protein encodes MKRKISLKSMVLMSLCLILVSALFTACGSASGSGENGSGEGKQTIKMRIGSGYTAEGVPWTKVVKEYFVPEVSKALQNTNYEIQWTETYGGTVAAPGEELEAVQSGLLDMAFVVSPLEPSALMISNMGYNVPFSSPDPAVVNKAVHAIFDKYPELGQEYEKANQKVLAFGVTESYDLISKVPITNIDELKGKKIGAIGSNLKWIEPVGVVPVQSSLPQVYQQLQTGVFEGYIIYASSTYGYKLHEQAKYYTQAGFGSAIIGALTVNQNSWSKLPEEVQKVMQDVASDYSEKLVEENNKVTKESLEKMKEEGAIISTLSEEERAKWTQMVGDIPNQYAQRMNQAGLPGTQIVKDYIQAQIDAGYQFPAPYTIK; translated from the coding sequence ATGAAAAGAAAGATTTCATTGAAGAGCATGGTATTGATGTCATTATGTTTGATTTTGGTTAGCGCTCTTTTTACTGCATGTGGTAGTGCAAGCGGTTCCGGTGAGAATGGGTCAGGCGAAGGCAAACAAACGATCAAGATGCGGATCGGTTCGGGGTACACGGCCGAGGGGGTTCCTTGGACTAAGGTCGTTAAGGAATATTTCGTGCCTGAGGTGAGTAAGGCTCTGCAAAATACGAATTACGAAATTCAGTGGACGGAAACGTACGGAGGCACCGTTGCCGCACCAGGAGAAGAATTGGAAGCGGTTCAATCCGGGCTGCTCGACATGGCCTTTGTAGTTTCACCGCTGGAACCGTCTGCATTGATGATCAGTAATATGGGTTACAATGTACCGTTCTCCAGTCCGGATCCTGCGGTTGTAAATAAAGCTGTACATGCCATTTTTGATAAATACCCTGAATTAGGACAGGAATATGAAAAAGCCAATCAAAAGGTTCTCGCTTTTGGTGTTACCGAATCATATGATTTGATTTCCAAAGTCCCGATAACTAATATCGATGAGCTCAAAGGGAAGAAGATCGGGGCCATTGGATCAAATTTAAAATGGATTGAGCCCGTTGGCGTTGTACCTGTACAAAGCAGTCTCCCTCAAGTCTATCAACAGCTGCAAACGGGTGTGTTCGAAGGCTACATCATCTATGCAAGCTCCACGTATGGATATAAACTGCATGAGCAGGCGAAGTATTATACCCAGGCTGGATTTGGCAGCGCTATCATAGGCGCGCTTACGGTGAATCAAAACTCGTGGTCCAAGCTGCCTGAAGAAGTTCAAAAAGTAATGCAAGACGTAGCGAGCGATTATTCTGAAAAGCTGGTGGAAGAAAATAATAAGGTAACCAAAGAAAGCTTGGAGAAAATGAAAGAAGAAGGAGCCATTATCTCCACATTGTCTGAGGAAGAAAGGGCGAAGTGGACGCAAATGGTAGGGGATATCCCTAATCAATATGCTCAAAGAATGAATCAAGCCGGCCTTCCGGGTACACAAATCGTTAAGGATTATATCCAGGCGCAAATCGATGCGGGCTATCAATTCCCGGCACCATACACGATCAAGTAA
- a CDS encoding acyl-CoA dehydrogenase family protein, translating to MQLTHSREAQHILGVVKQLAKENFAARASQYDLESRFPYENYQDLRENGILSLVVPEEYGGLGANSRLMGEVLKELAKACGSTANTFNMHCTVINILKEMASEEQKQRLFREVVEHGKLFASVTSEPTSSLRGNFKPSTIARKVDGGYVVSGVKHFASLSSAADYFNTLCLIEGSASVEDGLIMLTIPSHIPGVTIEETWNAMGMRGTASNTIHFQECFVEDCNAIGEPGDAVRKNVSDGYAFGFAAVGIGLAEAALDFTVSYAQNTTFKPEIHPISHYPTIQHRVAEMAVEIEAAKHLLYQAADARDFGSAEDRVLPVTIAKYVGTEVSIKVTDLAIRVCGGRAYMKKFPLERIHRDARAGMVMPPNNDKCLEIIGKASLGLDVNAGWLEKKS from the coding sequence ATGCAATTAACACATAGCAGAGAAGCTCAACATATTCTTGGTGTGGTCAAACAATTAGCTAAAGAAAACTTTGCCGCCCGTGCAAGCCAATACGACCTTGAAAGTCGTTTTCCTTATGAGAACTACCAAGATTTACGGGAAAACGGGATTCTCTCCCTGGTAGTCCCCGAAGAGTACGGGGGGCTTGGAGCCAACTCCCGGTTAATGGGTGAGGTTCTTAAAGAATTGGCGAAAGCTTGTGGCTCTACCGCAAATACATTTAATATGCATTGTACGGTCATCAATATCTTGAAAGAAATGGCAAGTGAGGAACAAAAGCAGCGATTGTTCAGGGAAGTGGTTGAGCACGGGAAATTGTTCGCTTCCGTGACCAGTGAACCTACCAGCAGTTTAAGAGGAAATTTCAAGCCAAGCACCATCGCCCGCAAGGTGGATGGCGGTTACGTGGTATCCGGTGTAAAGCATTTTGCCTCATTAAGCTCTGCTGCCGATTACTTTAACACGCTATGTCTGATCGAAGGGTCTGCTTCTGTCGAGGATGGACTCATCATGCTCACGATTCCTAGTCACATTCCGGGGGTTACGATTGAAGAAACCTGGAATGCCATGGGAATGCGGGGAACGGCCAGTAATACGATTCATTTTCAGGAATGTTTTGTTGAAGATTGTAATGCCATCGGGGAGCCCGGGGATGCCGTTCGTAAAAATGTGAGCGACGGTTATGCTTTTGGCTTCGCAGCCGTCGGTATTGGCCTGGCGGAAGCTGCTTTGGACTTCACCGTCAGCTATGCGCAAAACACCACATTTAAACCGGAGATTCATCCGATCAGCCACTATCCTACCATTCAGCATCGGGTAGCCGAAATGGCTGTAGAAATTGAAGCGGCTAAACATCTGCTCTATCAAGCTGCGGACGCTCGCGATTTTGGGAGCGCGGAAGATCGGGTTCTACCTGTCACGATTGCCAAATATGTTGGAACTGAGGTTTCGATTAAAGTTACCGATTTAGCGATTCGCGTTTGCGGAGGCAGGGCCTATATGAAAAAATTCCCTTTAGAAAGAATTCACCGCGATGCCCGGGCCGGAATGGTCATGCCGCCTAATAACGACAAGTGCTTGGAAATCATCGGGAAAGCAAGCTTAGGTCTTGATGTGAACGCCGGTTGGTTAGAGAAAAAATCATAA
- a CDS encoding pyridoxamine 5'-phosphate oxidase family protein, producing MKTDTNALSPAVIDQLQGEKLMFAVTANEDNEIYSTAISWLAAVNDHLIRFAISPKSPLIRNISQRPKMQILFAIPEHTLAITGTARVQSDPIPDMPFPMLCVELAINRVDDIMFYGGVVTSEPKYMKTYAADLSKKLDTAIYTALRKPE from the coding sequence TTGAAAACGGATACAAATGCTTTGTCTCCAGCGGTAATCGATCAGCTGCAAGGAGAAAAATTGATGTTCGCGGTCACCGCCAATGAAGATAATGAAATCTATTCAACGGCGATCTCCTGGTTAGCGGCGGTGAACGACCATCTGATTCGCTTTGCTATTTCACCCAAGTCACCCTTAATTCGCAACATAAGTCAACGTCCAAAGATGCAAATCTTATTTGCCATACCGGAGCACACGCTGGCCATAACGGGAACAGCCCGCGTTCAGTCCGATCCTATTCCCGACATGCCGTTTCCGATGCTTTGCGTAGAACTCGCCATTAATAGAGTGGATGACATTATGTTCTACGGGGGAGTGGTTACCTCCGAGCCTAAGTACATGAAAACGTATGCTGCCGATTTGTCTAAAAAATTAGACACGGCTATCTATACCGCTTTACGAAAACCGGAATAA
- a CDS encoding VOC family protein has product MKLSRIDHVAFSVKDVARSKDFYSRIMGLPEIPRPNFSFPGVWYKLGDIMIHIIQMPDQPEQADRAQLSAQDAHVAFFVENVDDLNEIIRKVESENIPWYELENAPSGLRQVFFKDPDGHMVEIVTPNPESPYYESVYLKYYV; this is encoded by the coding sequence ATGAAATTGTCTCGAATCGATCATGTAGCTTTCTCCGTAAAAGATGTGGCTCGATCCAAGGACTTTTACAGCAGAATTATGGGCTTGCCGGAAATTCCAAGACCCAATTTCAGCTTTCCCGGCGTATGGTATAAATTAGGCGATATCATGATCCATATCATTCAAATGCCTGATCAACCCGAGCAGGCCGATCGAGCACAGCTGTCTGCACAGGATGCTCACGTCGCATTTTTTGTTGAAAATGTAGATGATCTCAACGAAATCATCCGAAAAGTGGAATCCGAAAATATTCCGTGGTATGAGCTGGAGAATGCCCCCAGCGGTTTGCGCCAAGTCTTCTTTAAAGACCCCGATGGTCATATGGTTGAAATCGTAACGCCCAACCCTGAAAGCCCTTACTATGAATCGGTCTATTTGAAATATTATGTATAA
- a CDS encoding gamma-glutamyltransferase family protein — protein sequence MNVTNDAHYYPYPSRRNVVYGRKGMVATSQPLAAQAGLQILKEGGNAIDAAIATAACLTVVEPTANGIGSDAFALVWVDGKLHGLNASGPAPQKLSIEAVKAAGYDQELPKRGMIPVTVPGAPAAWAELSRKFGKLPLTQVLVPAIEYAESGYPVSPTLAKCWQQYYESYTEEFKGPEFQHWYDTFAPAGRAPKAGEIWRSPGHAAALRLIAETNGEAFYRGELADRIDTFFQKHGGFLRKEDLAAYSPEWVHPIKIHYRGYDVWEIPPNGQGLVALHALNILKGFEFSEKESVETYHKQIEAMKLAFADGLKYITQPSEMAVSVVGLLSDRYAEERRALIGGEALTPEPGHPPKGGTVYLATADGEGNMVSFIQSNYMGFGSGIVIPGTGISLQNRGHNFSLNPNHANALKPGKKTYHTIIPGFLTKGDQPVGPFGVMGAFMQPQGHVQVIMNTIDFHLNPQAALDAPRWLWTGDRTVEVEAGFSSEIARALVRKGHQIKVALNEDGFGRGQIIWRDPETGVLSGATEPRTDGEVAVW from the coding sequence ATGAATGTAACCAACGATGCTCACTATTATCCGTATCCTTCGCGGCGCAATGTGGTTTATGGACGAAAAGGGATGGTGGCCACATCTCAGCCGCTGGCAGCGCAGGCCGGCTTACAAATCTTAAAAGAAGGCGGGAATGCCATTGATGCGGCCATTGCAACGGCAGCCTGCTTAACGGTCGTCGAGCCGACAGCGAACGGAATCGGGTCGGATGCCTTTGCTCTAGTCTGGGTTGATGGAAAGCTGCATGGTCTCAACGCCAGTGGTCCGGCACCGCAAAAGCTATCGATTGAAGCGGTAAAAGCTGCGGGTTATGACCAGGAATTGCCCAAGCGCGGTATGATCCCTGTTACGGTACCTGGTGCACCTGCCGCCTGGGCTGAGCTCTCCAGGAAATTCGGTAAACTGCCGTTAACACAGGTATTGGTGCCGGCGATTGAATATGCTGAAAGCGGTTACCCGGTTTCCCCGACGCTGGCAAAGTGTTGGCAGCAATATTATGAGTCGTATACAGAAGAATTCAAAGGGCCGGAATTTCAGCATTGGTATGATACCTTTGCTCCGGCAGGCAGAGCGCCGAAGGCGGGGGAAATCTGGCGCTCACCCGGGCATGCGGCTGCACTGCGGTTGATTGCAGAGACGAATGGCGAAGCCTTCTACCGCGGGGAGCTCGCCGACCGGATCGACACCTTTTTCCAAAAGCACGGCGGCTTTCTGCGGAAGGAGGACTTAGCGGCCTATTCCCCTGAATGGGTTCATCCGATTAAGATCCATTACCGCGGCTATGATGTGTGGGAAATTCCGCCTAATGGTCAAGGCTTGGTGGCGCTCCATGCTTTGAATATCCTGAAGGGGTTTGAGTTCTCGGAGAAGGAGAGCGTGGAAACCTATCATAAGCAAATCGAAGCCATGAAGCTCGCTTTTGCAGACGGGTTGAAATATATCACTCAGCCTTCGGAGATGGCGGTCTCGGTAGTTGGGCTGTTAAGCGACCGGTACGCAGAAGAACGCCGCGCCTTGATTGGCGGAGAAGCTCTTACTCCCGAGCCGGGTCATCCGCCAAAGGGAGGAACCGTCTATCTGGCCACGGCGGATGGGGAAGGGAATATGGTCTCGTTCATCCAAAGCAACTATATGGGGTTCGGGTCGGGCATCGTCATCCCGGGCACAGGCATTTCCTTGCAAAACCGCGGACATAACTTTTCGCTGAACCCTAATCATGCCAATGCGTTAAAGCCAGGCAAGAAAACGTATCATACGATTATTCCGGGCTTTCTGACCAAAGGAGATCAGCCCGTGGGGCCCTTTGGCGTCATGGGAGCATTTATGCAGCCGCAGGGGCATGTTCAGGTCATCATGAATACGATCGATTTCCATTTAAATCCCCAGGCTGCCTTGGACGCGCCGCGCTGGCTGTGGACCGGTGATCGAACGGTTGAGGTCGAGGCGGGCTTCTCCAGCGAAATAGCCAGAGCTTTAGTACGGAAAGGTCATCAGATCAAGGTTGCATTAAACGAAGACGGATTTGGCCGCGGTCAAATCATATGGCGTGATCCTGAAACCGGCGTGTTATCCGGAGCGACTGAACCGAGAACCGATGGCGAAGTGGCTGTCTGGTAA
- a CDS encoding SMP-30/gluconolactonase/LRE family protein, translating into MVECKLVLDAKAGLGEGAIWDAKMQVLYWVDVTGKALHIFDPQRKSDRSIPIGQFVGTVVPREAGGVMLALQNGFYTLDLETEVLTPIIDPEQNQPENRFNDGKCDPAGRFWAGTMNLNEAERSGALYYLDTDLSVRKMLSGIGISNGIVWSLDYRKMYYIDSPTKQVVAFDYDMRSGELSNLRVIIDLTGDHALPDGMTMDSEGMLWIAHWGGYRVTRWNPDEGEQLSEIAVPASQVTSCAFGGKDLDVLYITTARIGIDDQELVKQPLAGGIFSVTTHVKGLPAFSFKG; encoded by the coding sequence ATGGTGGAATGTAAACTAGTATTGGATGCTAAGGCCGGTCTTGGTGAAGGCGCGATATGGGACGCTAAAATGCAGGTGCTTTACTGGGTGGATGTTACAGGAAAAGCATTGCATATCTTCGACCCGCAACGCAAGTCAGATCGTTCAATCCCCATCGGGCAATTCGTGGGGACCGTCGTGCCCAGAGAAGCGGGCGGTGTGATGCTGGCCCTGCAGAATGGGTTTTACACGCTGGATTTGGAAACGGAAGTACTAACCCCTATCATTGATCCCGAACAAAATCAGCCGGAGAATCGATTTAATGACGGCAAGTGCGATCCCGCGGGCAGATTCTGGGCCGGAACCATGAACTTGAACGAAGCAGAGCGGTCGGGCGCCTTATATTATTTGGATACGGATCTTAGCGTTAGGAAGATGCTGAGTGGAATCGGTATCTCCAATGGTATTGTCTGGAGCCTCGATTACCGTAAAATGTATTACATCGATTCGCCGACAAAACAGGTGGTTGCCTTTGATTACGACATGAGATCAGGAGAGCTGAGCAATCTAAGAGTGATCATTGATTTGACCGGGGATCATGCACTGCCCGACGGGATGACTATGGATTCGGAAGGCATGCTTTGGATCGCCCATTGGGGCGGATATCGGGTTACGCGCTGGAATCCGGATGAGGGGGAGCAGCTATCCGAAATCGCAGTTCCAGCCTCTCAAGTCACGTCATGCGCTTTCGGAGGTAAAGATCTGGATGTCCTGTACATTACGACGGCACGCATCGGAATCGATGATCAAGAATTAGTTAAACAGCCGTTGGCTGGGGGAATTTTTAGCGTTACTACTCATGTCAAAGGACTTCCGGCATTTTCTTTCAAGGGATAA
- a CDS encoding aldo/keto reductase: MEIAHPLDKRRIGRTDMAVTALSMGGAGLGGIFGEVSETAGVAAVEKALELGMNWLDTSPYYLDSERRMGLALRGVPRQSYYLSTKVGTHRDRYQDYSADAVRWSIDNSLRTLGLDDVDIGLIHDPLPYHLDQALGPDGALEALIDLKRQGIIKAIGIGVQNHYLIRRAIDTGMLDMALTVNDYTLLRQSVLEGVCDDAESRAVSVVGGAALAMGLLSGRDPLSIGTSRWTPPKDEVAAALRLYDWCKQRDVSILGLALQFSLRQRRLAATLIGASSAEEVEGCWKAAVTPIDEEIWIELTNLLEEIRLKS; encoded by the coding sequence ATGGAAATTGCTCATCCCTTGGATAAACGCCGGATCGGACGAACGGATATGGCAGTTACCGCATTGAGCATGGGGGGCGCAGGGCTTGGAGGGATCTTCGGTGAAGTTTCCGAGACCGCCGGAGTTGCCGCTGTCGAGAAAGCGTTGGAGCTGGGCATGAACTGGTTGGATACCTCCCCGTATTACTTGGATTCGGAAAGACGAATGGGTTTAGCTTTACGCGGCGTTCCGCGGCAAAGTTATTATCTCTCCACCAAAGTGGGCACTCACCGGGACCGGTATCAAGATTATTCTGCGGACGCTGTCCGTTGGAGTATCGATAACAGCTTGCGGACGCTTGGCTTGGATGATGTGGACATAGGTTTGATCCACGATCCATTGCCATACCATCTGGATCAAGCATTGGGACCTGATGGGGCTTTGGAAGCGTTAATTGACTTGAAGAGGCAAGGGATCATTAAAGCGATCGGTATCGGCGTGCAGAATCATTATTTGATTCGGCGCGCGATCGATACGGGAATGCTTGATATGGCTCTGACTGTCAATGATTATACCCTGCTGCGGCAAAGTGTACTGGAAGGGGTATGCGATGATGCGGAATCCCGCGCGGTCAGCGTCGTGGGTGGAGCTGCGCTGGCCATGGGATTGCTATCGGGTCGCGATCCGCTTAGTATCGGTACATCCCGGTGGACCCCGCCAAAGGATGAGGTGGCTGCGGCGCTTCGGCTGTACGATTGGTGCAAGCAGAGAGATGTTTCTATTCTCGGACTCGCCTTGCAATTCAGTCTGCGGCAGCGCAGATTAGCCGCCACGTTGATTGGAGCTTCTTCCGCCGAAGAGGTGGAAGGGTGCTGGAAAGCTGCGGTTACCCCCATTGATGAAGAAATATGGATAGAACTGACCAATCTGTTGGAAGAAATACGGCTGAAATCGTAA
- a CDS encoding ROK family protein has protein sequence MGKYLGVGIVNLVNSMNPELIIIHGEMSNLGKRLISEIEKHIQRRALPVPKKRVRVMFSKLGSKANLIGSGALVLKELFDNPELLFAS, from the coding sequence TTGGGCAAATATCTTGGAGTCGGCATCGTCAATCTTGTCAATTCGATGAATCCGGAGTTGATCATTATCCATGGCGAAATGAGCAACTTGGGCAAACGCCTGATCAGCGAAATCGAAAAGCACATTCAGCGGAGAGCGCTGCCGGTACCAAAGAAAAGGGTGCGCGTCATGTTCTCCAAACTGGGATCGAAAGCCAATCTGATCGGCTCGGGCGCCCTGGTTTTGAAAGAATTGTTCGATAATCCAGAGCTTTTGTTTGCCAGTTAA
- a CDS encoding ROK family protein, with the protein MERYVKISGMGSSTDQGGKRPKLIDFHAKGGGILALHFNVTTLRAALLDLSANLLYELRVSLTTKDTQQTILAKMKDAAGTLILKANELSIPVKGIGVGCPGLVETRTGTILASTNFELINGFTLGESLSSAFHLPVWVDNECRNQVLAEKMFGEGKDVDTFISLMTDVGIGAGMIIDNRIMRGKDDSFGEIGHTTIQMDGLKCQCGNFGCWEMYASSNSLISRIHEHLPRTLKLKDMMEKQNELTIELIVEAIRQEDTVVYKMAIEAWANILESASSILSIR; encoded by the coding sequence ATGGAACGATATGTCAAAATAAGCGGCATGGGCAGTTCAACAGACCAGGGAGGAAAGCGTCCCAAATTAATCGACTTTCATGCCAAGGGTGGAGGCATCCTTGCCCTGCATTTTAACGTGACTACCCTAAGAGCGGCGCTCTTGGATCTTTCGGCCAACCTTCTGTATGAGCTGCGCGTATCACTCACGACGAAGGATACGCAGCAAACGATTCTTGCCAAAATGAAGGATGCGGCGGGCACTTTAATACTAAAAGCGAACGAATTAAGCATTCCTGTAAAAGGAATCGGGGTAGGGTGCCCGGGACTTGTCGAGACGAGGACCGGAACGATTCTGGCGTCAACCAACTTCGAGCTTATCAACGGCTTTACACTGGGAGAGAGCTTGTCTTCCGCGTTTCATCTGCCGGTTTGGGTGGATAACGAATGCCGCAACCAGGTGCTGGCCGAAAAGATGTTTGGGGAAGGCAAAGACGTGGATACCTTTATCAGCCTCATGACGGACGTTGGTATCGGGGCGGGGATGATAATTGACAACCGAATTATGAGGGGCAAAGACGACAGCTTTGGAGAAATTGGGCATACGACCATTCAAATGGATGGATTGAAGTGCCAGTGCGGAAATTTCGGCTGTTGGGAGATGTACGCTTCCTCGAATTCCCTCATTTCGAGAATTCATGAACATTTGCCCCGTACGCTAAAACTGAAAGACATGATGGAAAAGCAGAATGAATTGACCATCGAACTGATCGTTGAGGCGATCCGTCAAGAAGATACCGTCGTGTACAAAATGGCCATCGAGGCTTGGGCAAATATCTTGGAGTCGGCATCGTCAATCTTGTCAATTCGATGA